A genomic window from Gossypium hirsutum isolate 1008001.06 chromosome D10, Gossypium_hirsutum_v2.1, whole genome shotgun sequence includes:
- the LOC107915626 gene encoding uncharacterized protein, whose product MDEGKTTDFECNNDGILCFRGRICVPKDVGLRQAILREAHSSSYVMHPNGKKMYHEFRKLYWWLGLKRKDYDCVIEYHPGKANVVTDTLSRKLMTELRAMLARLSLASDRGLCAELQVRPTLSQQIKEKKPLDGEFLKRIRQVEQGIKRDFDIDAEGLPLTPSRKDSVWVIVDWFSKSAHFLVMRTNYLLQKLAKLYIAQIVCLHGVLVSIIFDRDPRKGKLGPRYIGPYEVVEKIGSIAYRLKLRPKLEQIHDVFYVSMLRKYRSDSSHIMPIEEIEIRDDLSYEEEPVEILAREKKVLHNKRVLLVEVLWHNHKIE is encoded by the exons ATGGATGAGGGTAAGACTACGGACTTCGAATGTAATAATGACGGTATTCTATGCTTTCGAGGTCGTATTTGTGTGCCTAAGGATGTGGGTTTAAGGCAAGCTATCTtgagggaggcgcatagtagctCTTATGTTATGCATCCCAATGGCAAAAAGATGTATCATGAGTTTCGcaagttgtattggtggcttgGGTTAAAAAGGAAG gattatgattgtgtGATTGAGTATCATCCTGGCAAGGCAAATGTAGTTACTGATACTTTAAGTAGGAAGTTGATGACGGAGCTGAGAGCTATGCTTGCGCGCTTGAGTTTAGCTAGTGATCGTGGATTGTGTGCTGAACTTCAAGTGAGGCCGACTTTGTCGCAACAGATTAAGGAAAAAAAGCCTTTAGATGGGGAATTTTTGAAGAGGATTCGACAAGTTGAGCAAGGTATTAAGAGAGATTTTGATATAGATGCGGAAG GTTTGCCATTAACTCCTTCGAGGAAAGATTCGGTATGGGTTATAGTTGATTGGTTTTCGAAGAGTGCACATTTCTTAGTGATGCGAACCAATTACTTGTTGCAAAAGTTGGCAAAGTTGTATATTGCTCAAATTGTTTGCCTTCATGGGGTTCTAGTTTCGATTATTTTTGATagggatccgag GAAAGGTAAGTTGGGTCCAAGATATATTGGACCTTATGAAGTTGTTGAGAAGATCGGTTCGATAGCTTATCGTCTCAAGTTGCGGCCAAAGCTTGAGCAAATCCACGATGTTTTCTATGTGTCTATGTTAAGGAAGTATCGTTCAGATTCGTCGCATATTATGCCAATTGAAGAAATTGAAATCCGTGATGATCtttcttatgaagaagaaccagttgagATTTTAGCTCGTGAAAAGAAGGTTTTACATAATAAGAGAGTTTTGTTGGTTGAAGTTTTATGGCACAACCACAAGATTGAATAG